In the genome of Myxococcus stipitatus, one region contains:
- a CDS encoding (2Fe-2S)-binding protein, producing the protein MSIRVRVNGEDRELDVDPEMPLLWALRDVLGLTGTKYGCGEALCGACSVHLDGQVVRACVTPIRRADGRTVTTIEGLSTDGNHPLQRAWVELGVPQCGYCQAGQLMCAAALLATTPRPTDADIDRSMAGNLCRCGTYTRIRSAVKKAAGVPDAK; encoded by the coding sequence GTGAGCATTCGAGTGCGCGTCAATGGCGAGGACCGGGAGCTGGACGTCGACCCGGAGATGCCGTTGTTGTGGGCGCTGCGCGACGTCCTGGGGCTGACGGGGACGAAGTACGGCTGTGGCGAGGCGCTGTGTGGCGCGTGCAGCGTGCACCTGGATGGACAGGTGGTGCGCGCGTGCGTGACGCCCATCCGCCGCGCGGACGGCCGCACCGTCACCACCATCGAGGGCCTGTCGACCGATGGGAACCACCCGCTGCAGCGCGCGTGGGTGGAGCTGGGCGTTCCCCAGTGTGGCTACTGCCAGGCGGGGCAGCTCATGTGCGCCGCGGCGCTGCTGGCGACGACGCCACGGCCCACGGACGCGGACATCGACCGCTCGATGGCGGGCAACCTCTGCCGCTGTGGCACCTATACGCGCATCCGCTCGGCCGTGAAGAAGGCCGCGGGCGTGCCTGATGCGAAGTGA
- a CDS encoding response regulator transcription factor, whose product MSPLEVSPVVLVIDDDEPFRERLVRAFGRKGFTAHGADSAKQALERAAELRPGYAVIDLRLTDGSGLDLVRDLKAMDARTTMVVLTGYGSIATAVEAVRRGATHYLSKPADVDDILLAFAGATLPAGEAASLEHQVPSLARAEWEHIQRVLADCGGNISQAARLLRIQRRSLQRKLSKHPVRQ is encoded by the coding sequence ATGTCGCCGCTTGAGGTGTCTCCCGTGGTGCTCGTCATCGATGACGACGAGCCTTTTCGCGAGCGACTGGTCCGGGCCTTCGGCCGCAAGGGCTTCACGGCGCATGGCGCGGACAGCGCGAAGCAGGCCCTGGAGCGCGCGGCGGAGCTTCGCCCCGGGTATGCCGTCATCGACCTGCGACTGACGGACGGCTCCGGGCTGGACCTGGTGCGCGACCTGAAGGCGATGGATGCGCGGACCACGATGGTGGTCCTCACGGGCTATGGAAGCATCGCCACCGCGGTGGAGGCCGTGCGCCGAGGCGCCACGCACTACCTCTCCAAGCCCGCGGACGTGGACGACATCCTGCTGGCCTTCGCGGGGGCGACGCTGCCCGCGGGGGAGGCCGCGTCGCTGGAGCACCAGGTGCCTTCGCTGGCTCGCGCGGAGTGGGAGCACATCCAGCGCGTGCTCGCGGACTGCGGCGGCAACATCTCGCAGGCCGCGCGCCTGCTGCGCATCCAGCGCAGGAGCCTCCAGCGAAAGCTGTCCAAGCACCCGGTGCGGCAGTGA
- a CDS encoding HEAT repeat domain-containing protein has translation MTRTSLLARALCLLWLPALLTPLASLAERPSLQPETCSVEGLMDSIRRGLQSKSPAYRRYLRDLLKESAVTLPEEQLRAAFERETEPFMVEHLAAALAAKTDRGESPSTMQLVSKRALNDADPAVRAAATRALRRTSAEEHTGDMYSRLVRDASAEVRNEAATNLIEDNRYVYAGFHGPASDTAVAAAAASSDSKVTGRILGNISTAAISAESARTLHSLLGHDSAEVRAGAATALGGVPASEMAKARQALGAMYRSETDVGVRTAILQSIARLGFSRAVPELQALRQVDTRLVPEVDAWIRALSTGLQEWSLLLREKQRLRQAH, from the coding sequence ATGACGCGCACCTCCTTGCTGGCCCGGGCGCTGTGCCTGCTGTGGCTGCCCGCTCTGCTGACTCCCCTGGCGTCTCTCGCCGAGCGCCCCTCGCTCCAGCCGGAGACGTGCTCCGTCGAGGGGCTGATGGACTCCATCCGCCGGGGGCTCCAGTCGAAGTCCCCCGCGTACCGGCGCTACCTGCGAGACCTGTTGAAGGAGTCCGCCGTCACGCTCCCCGAGGAGCAGCTCCGCGCGGCGTTCGAGCGCGAGACGGAGCCCTTCATGGTGGAGCACCTGGCCGCGGCCCTGGCGGCGAAGACGGACCGGGGTGAGAGCCCCTCCACGATGCAGCTGGTGTCGAAGCGGGCGCTCAACGACGCGGACCCGGCCGTGCGAGCGGCCGCCACGCGCGCGCTGCGCCGCACCAGCGCGGAGGAGCACACCGGCGACATGTACTCGCGGCTGGTGCGGGACGCTTCCGCGGAGGTGCGGAACGAGGCCGCGACGAACCTCATCGAGGACAACCGCTACGTCTATGCGGGGTTCCACGGGCCCGCGTCGGACACGGCGGTGGCGGCGGCCGCGGCGTCCTCGGACTCGAAGGTGACGGGCAGGATTCTGGGCAACATCTCCACGGCGGCCATCAGCGCGGAGTCCGCCAGGACGCTCCACTCGCTCCTGGGCCATGACAGCGCGGAGGTGCGCGCGGGAGCGGCGACGGCGCTGGGCGGGGTTCCCGCGTCGGAGATGGCGAAGGCCCGACAGGCGCTGGGGGCGATGTATCGCTCCGAGACGGACGTGGGGGTTCGCACGGCGATCCTCCAGAGCATCGCCCGGCTGGGGTTCTCCCGCGCGGTGCCGGAGCTCCAGGCCTTGCGCCAGGTGGACACTCGTCTCGTCCCAGAGGTGGACGCGTGGATTCGCGCCTTGAGTACCGGTCTTCAGGAGTGGAGCCTGCTCCTGAGGGAGAAGCAGCGATTGCGGCAGGCTCATTGA
- a CDS encoding Isoquinoline 1-oxidoreductase subunit has protein sequence MAAVVLLASAGGCRRQPEAGAAQGESLPRVEAHELRSLDMFQRIEDPAQRSRALFLETSRVYLHPRCSNCHPDGDSPFQETGMKLHDPPVTRGPEDKGVVGLTCEGCHQDRNVELARVPGAPNWHLAPRSMAWTGKSPRALCEQLKDPARNGGKTLEQLVEHNKHDALVAWGWAPGSGREPAPGTQARFGELVEAWVATGAECPSEEARP, from the coding sequence ATGGCCGCCGTGGTTCTCCTCGCGAGCGCCGGAGGGTGTCGGCGCCAGCCCGAAGCCGGGGCGGCGCAAGGGGAGTCCCTGCCGCGCGTGGAAGCCCACGAGCTGCGCTCCCTGGACATGTTCCAGCGCATCGAGGACCCGGCGCAGCGCTCTCGCGCCCTGTTCCTCGAGACCAGTCGCGTCTACCTCCATCCCCGCTGCTCGAACTGTCACCCCGACGGCGACAGCCCCTTCCAGGAGACGGGGATGAAGCTCCACGACCCTCCGGTGACGCGAGGCCCCGAGGACAAGGGCGTCGTGGGGCTGACGTGCGAGGGCTGTCACCAGGACCGCAACGTGGAGCTGGCACGAGTGCCCGGCGCGCCGAACTGGCATCTGGCTCCGCGCTCCATGGCCTGGACGGGCAAGAGCCCCCGGGCCCTGTGCGAGCAGCTCAAGGACCCCGCGAGGAACGGAGGCAAGACGTTGGAGCAGCTGGTCGAGCACAACAAGCATGACGCCTTGGTGGCGTGGGGCTGGGCTCCGGGCTCCGGGAGGGAACCGGCGCCGGGGACTCAGGCGCGATTCGGGGAGCTCGTCGAGGCCTGGGTGGCCACCGGTGCCGAGTGCCCCAGCGAGGAGGCACGGCCGTGA
- a CDS encoding M28 family peptidase translates to MKWSAALLCGGLVFSPTVEAAGSTPSAREREVMLLTGAMLGPTPMLEDLRSLVDEVGGRATGSESNRRSVEWALERFRKAGVTATSEPFQMPALWLEQSASATVQGRGVRFAPRIAAMPFSTATPKGGLSAPLVDVGRGTEADFTRVGAKAQGAFVLVETDELQNVDDLFREYGEAVGIEARAVASGAAGLVYMGSRPGNHLYRHNVSSGPKNTRPMMVMERDAAKRAMRLLRAGTGLTLNAALDLKTGGPYESRNVIGEIRGATRPEEVVVLGAHLDSWDLGGGALDNGANVAMLIDLARQMQRLGMKPARTIRFALWNGEEQGMYGSAGYVRSHVAELDGHVMALSVDIGCGRINGFFTNGRPPLVPLVDRVLAPVAGLGPFTQVDVPVVGTDNLDFMLSGVANLIANQESATYGPNYHSRSDEFEQCDARTLRTNAAVVGALAWGFATQEERLPRQSRAEVEALMKATDLPAQMRSFNVWDEWESGKRGRPAERQASPAAR, encoded by the coding sequence ATGAAATGGAGCGCCGCGTTGCTGTGTGGAGGTCTGGTGTTCTCCCCGACGGTGGAGGCCGCCGGGTCCACGCCTTCCGCCCGTGAGCGGGAGGTGATGCTGTTGACCGGGGCGATGCTGGGGCCCACGCCCATGCTGGAGGACCTCCGCTCCCTGGTGGACGAGGTGGGCGGACGGGCCACGGGCTCGGAGTCCAACCGCCGCTCGGTGGAGTGGGCCCTGGAGCGCTTCCGCAAGGCGGGCGTGACGGCGACGTCCGAGCCCTTTCAGATGCCCGCCCTCTGGCTGGAGCAGAGCGCCAGCGCGACGGTGCAGGGCCGTGGGGTGCGCTTCGCGCCGCGCATCGCCGCCATGCCCTTCTCCACCGCGACGCCCAAGGGCGGACTCAGCGCGCCGCTCGTCGACGTCGGCCGGGGCACGGAGGCGGACTTCACGCGCGTGGGCGCGAAGGCCCAGGGCGCGTTCGTCCTGGTGGAGACGGACGAGCTGCAGAACGTGGATGACCTCTTCCGCGAGTACGGCGAAGCGGTGGGCATCGAGGCGCGCGCGGTGGCCTCCGGCGCCGCGGGCCTGGTCTACATGGGCAGCCGCCCTGGCAATCACCTCTACCGGCACAACGTGTCCTCGGGCCCGAAGAACACCCGGCCGATGATGGTGATGGAGCGCGACGCGGCGAAGCGCGCGATGCGGCTCTTGCGCGCGGGCACGGGCCTGACGCTCAACGCCGCCTTGGACTTGAAGACGGGCGGGCCCTACGAGTCGCGCAACGTCATCGGCGAGATTCGCGGCGCCACGCGGCCGGAAGAGGTCGTGGTGCTGGGCGCGCACCTGGACAGCTGGGACCTGGGCGGCGGCGCGCTGGACAATGGCGCCAACGTGGCGATGCTCATCGACCTGGCCAGGCAGATGCAACGGCTGGGGATGAAGCCCGCGCGCACCATCCGCTTCGCGCTGTGGAACGGCGAGGAGCAGGGCATGTACGGCTCCGCGGGCTATGTGCGCTCGCACGTGGCGGAGCTGGACGGGCACGTCATGGCGCTGTCCGTGGACATCGGCTGCGGACGCATCAACGGCTTCTTCACCAACGGCCGTCCTCCGCTGGTGCCGCTGGTGGACCGGGTGCTCGCGCCCGTGGCGGGACTGGGGCCCTTCACGCAGGTGGACGTGCCGGTGGTGGGCACCGACAACCTGGACTTCATGCTGAGCGGCGTGGCGAACCTCATCGCCAACCAGGAGTCCGCCACGTACGGGCCCAACTACCACTCGCGCTCGGACGAGTTCGAGCAGTGCGACGCGCGCACGCTGCGCACCAACGCCGCGGTGGTGGGGGCGCTGGCGTGGGGCTTCGCGACGCAGGAGGAGCGGCTGCCGCGTCAGAGCCGCGCGGAGGTGGAGGCGCTCATGAAGGCGACGGACCTTCCCGCGCAGATGCGCTCGTTCAACGTCTGGGACGAGTGGGAGTCGGGCAAGCGCGGACGCCCGGCCGAGCGTCAGGCGTCGCCCGCGGCCCGCTGA
- a CDS encoding ATP-binding protein: MFRPPFDSQARPQPPRSAYYHAAQDVVDLLSSSAIALRWLVRLRWHAVAGTALTVGVAARGLRLDLPVVPLLALVVLTGASNLLLTLWLRRHPVVKSHHLGAVLALDTLLLTGLLALSGGPENPFAMLYLVHVAMAALVLGPRWTLSLALLAVVGPVLLFQFHVPLRELGDGTGSVLSGPGRVVGTWVAFSLTVMSVSLMVARVSAALRDRQEALVRAQLLASRAEKLASLSTLAAGAAHELGTPLGTIAIAANELDVLIQEEPQEALEDARLIRDQVERCRDILERMSARAGQTYGEAPEQTTTSAVLERMREELTSGELARVRVEEATAVALYFPPRGLVQVLVNLVRNALHASEATQAPVLVRVMGDGSRTRFVVEDRGTGIPRDVLERVGEPFFTTKPAGQGMGLGLFLGQTFAELCGGRLELASEEGLGTRATLELPCRKGAAHVAA; this comes from the coding sequence GTGTTCCGCCCGCCCTTCGACTCGCAGGCGAGGCCGCAGCCGCCGCGCTCCGCGTACTACCACGCAGCCCAGGACGTCGTGGACCTGCTGTCGTCCAGCGCCATCGCGCTGCGCTGGCTGGTGCGACTGCGCTGGCATGCCGTCGCGGGCACCGCGCTGACGGTGGGCGTGGCCGCGCGAGGCCTGCGGCTGGACCTCCCCGTGGTGCCGCTCCTGGCGCTGGTGGTGCTGACGGGCGCGTCCAACCTGCTGTTGACGCTGTGGCTCCGTCGCCACCCGGTGGTGAAGTCCCATCACCTGGGCGCGGTGCTCGCGCTCGACACGCTCCTGCTCACGGGGCTGCTCGCGCTGTCGGGCGGGCCGGAGAATCCGTTCGCCATGCTGTACCTGGTCCACGTGGCCATGGCGGCGCTCGTGCTGGGGCCTCGGTGGACGCTGTCGCTGGCGCTGCTGGCCGTGGTGGGGCCGGTGCTCCTGTTCCAGTTCCATGTCCCGCTGCGCGAGCTGGGGGACGGCACGGGCTCGGTGCTCTCGGGCCCGGGACGCGTGGTGGGGACGTGGGTGGCGTTCTCGCTCACGGTGATGAGCGTCTCGCTGATGGTGGCGCGGGTGTCCGCGGCGCTGAGGGACCGGCAGGAGGCCCTGGTGCGCGCGCAGCTGCTGGCGTCGCGCGCGGAGAAGCTGGCGTCGCTGAGCACGCTGGCGGCGGGCGCGGCGCATGAGCTGGGCACGCCCTTGGGGACCATCGCCATCGCGGCCAATGAGCTGGACGTGCTCATCCAGGAGGAGCCGCAGGAGGCGCTCGAGGACGCGCGCCTCATCCGCGACCAGGTGGAGCGGTGCCGCGACATCCTGGAGCGCATGAGCGCGCGCGCGGGCCAGACGTATGGCGAGGCGCCCGAGCAGACGACGACGAGCGCGGTGCTCGAGCGGATGCGCGAGGAGCTCACCTCGGGAGAGCTGGCGCGAGTGCGCGTCGAGGAGGCGACGGCCGTGGCGCTCTACTTCCCGCCGCGAGGGCTGGTCCAGGTGCTGGTCAACCTGGTGCGCAATGCCCTGCACGCGAGCGAGGCCACGCAGGCTCCCGTGCTGGTGCGAGTGATGGGAGATGGGAGCCGCACGCGCTTCGTGGTGGAGGACCGGGGCACGGGCATTCCTCGCGACGTGCTGGAGCGGGTGGGGGAGCCGTTCTTCACCACCAAGCCCGCGGGGCAGGGGATGGGGTTGGGTTTGTTCCTGGGACAGACGTTCGCGGAGCTGTGCGGAGGACGGCTGGAGCTGGCCTCGGAGGAGGGCTTGGGGACTCGCGCCACGCTGGAGCTGCCGTGCCGGAAGGGGGCCGCCCATGTCGCCGCTTGA
- a CDS encoding xanthine dehydrogenase family protein molybdopterin-binding subunit, producing MSQQPVVLTRRSFLEGLNLSVGGLALGLVPSVTLGEAEAAPRAAAAELKPSVFVHVASDGLVTIVCHRSEMGQGIRSSMPVVIADELGADMARVKVVQADGDAVYGDQNTDGSSSIRNGVYEALRRTGATARTMLVAAAAKRWKVKPSDCEARDHAVFHRGGKRSLAFGELVADAVKLPVPKPESVQLRPRSELRRVGRELPLLDGPSYVNGTAVFGADVRLPGMLIAVVARPPVVGGKVVRFDAAKALAIPGVKQVLELPAPQAPYLFQGWGGVAVLAENTWAAMRGRAALDITWENGPNESYDSAQYRQALLESVRIPGTPARSVGDVDQALAKAARVVEAEYYAPHLSHAPMEPPVALARVEGGTCEVWAPTQHPQAARTEAARVAELPEDKVAVHVTLLGGGFGRKSKADFVAEAVFLAKAAGVPVRVQWTREDDLRHDYYHSASAQRLSAGLDASGKPTAWLHRTSFPAIRSTFSNDVTGPGARDLNQGVLDLPLAIPNVRAEMGQALAKVRIGWLRSVNNIFHAFALGSFMDELAHARGLDPRDNLLEVIGPPRHASLAELGVSALPNYGGSLEEYPVDAGRLRRVIERVTELSGWSERAKNGRTLGLAAHRSFLTYVGVVVSVKKDDAGKARVDEAWVVVDAGLVVNPDRVRSQMEGSVIFGMSLALYGSITMKGGATQQSNFRDFRLVRVAEAPRAIHVDIIQSESPSGGVGEPGVPPVAPAIANALFALTGTRVRDLPIIQSLAV from the coding sequence ATGAGCCAGCAGCCCGTGGTGTTGACCCGGCGGTCCTTTCTCGAAGGGCTCAATCTCTCGGTGGGAGGGCTGGCCCTGGGGCTCGTCCCCTCCGTCACTCTCGGGGAGGCGGAGGCGGCGCCTCGCGCGGCGGCCGCGGAGCTCAAGCCCAGCGTCTTCGTGCACGTCGCCTCGGACGGGCTCGTCACCATCGTCTGTCATCGCTCGGAGATGGGGCAGGGCATCCGCAGCTCGATGCCCGTGGTCATCGCGGACGAGCTGGGCGCGGACATGGCGCGGGTGAAGGTCGTCCAGGCGGACGGTGACGCCGTCTATGGCGACCAGAACACGGATGGCTCCAGCAGCATCCGGAACGGCGTCTACGAGGCGCTGCGCCGCACCGGCGCCACCGCGCGCACCATGCTGGTGGCCGCCGCGGCGAAGCGCTGGAAGGTGAAGCCCTCCGACTGCGAGGCGCGAGACCACGCGGTCTTCCACCGAGGCGGGAAGCGCTCGCTGGCCTTTGGCGAGCTGGTGGCGGACGCGGTGAAGCTGCCCGTGCCCAAGCCCGAGTCCGTGCAGCTGCGGCCCCGCTCAGAGCTGCGCCGCGTGGGCCGGGAGCTGCCGCTGCTCGACGGGCCTTCGTACGTGAATGGGACCGCCGTCTTCGGCGCGGACGTCCGGCTGCCGGGGATGCTCATCGCCGTGGTGGCGCGTCCGCCCGTGGTGGGCGGCAAGGTGGTGCGCTTCGACGCGGCGAAGGCGCTCGCGATTCCCGGCGTGAAGCAGGTGCTGGAGCTGCCCGCGCCGCAGGCGCCCTACCTGTTCCAGGGCTGGGGCGGCGTCGCGGTGCTGGCCGAGAACACGTGGGCGGCGATGCGTGGCCGCGCGGCGCTGGACATCACCTGGGAGAACGGGCCGAACGAGTCGTACGACTCGGCGCAGTACCGCCAGGCGCTGCTGGAGTCCGTGCGGATTCCAGGCACGCCCGCGCGCTCCGTGGGCGACGTGGACCAGGCGCTGGCCAAGGCCGCGCGGGTGGTGGAGGCCGAGTACTACGCGCCGCACCTGTCGCATGCGCCCATGGAGCCCCCCGTGGCGCTGGCTCGGGTGGAGGGCGGCACGTGCGAGGTGTGGGCGCCCACGCAGCATCCGCAGGCGGCGCGCACCGAGGCGGCGCGTGTGGCGGAGCTCCCCGAGGACAAGGTGGCGGTGCACGTCACGTTGTTGGGCGGTGGCTTCGGCCGCAAGTCGAAGGCGGACTTCGTCGCGGAGGCGGTCTTCCTCGCGAAGGCGGCGGGTGTGCCGGTGCGCGTGCAGTGGACGCGCGAGGATGACCTGCGCCACGACTACTACCACTCGGCCAGCGCCCAGCGGCTCAGCGCGGGGCTCGATGCCTCCGGCAAGCCGACGGCGTGGCTGCACCGCACGTCCTTCCCCGCCATCCGCTCCACGTTCTCGAACGACGTGACGGGGCCCGGGGCGAGGGACCTGAACCAGGGCGTGTTGGACCTGCCGCTCGCCATCCCCAACGTGCGCGCGGAGATGGGGCAGGCGCTGGCGAAGGTGCGCATCGGCTGGCTGCGCTCGGTGAACAACATCTTCCACGCGTTCGCGCTGGGCTCGTTCATGGACGAGCTGGCCCATGCGCGAGGGCTGGACCCCCGCGACAACCTGCTGGAGGTGATTGGCCCCCCGCGCCACGCCTCGCTGGCGGAGCTGGGCGTCTCCGCGCTGCCCAACTACGGCGGGTCGCTGGAGGAGTATCCCGTCGACGCGGGGCGGCTGCGCCGGGTCATCGAGCGGGTGACGGAGCTGTCGGGCTGGAGCGAGCGCGCGAAGAACGGCCGCACGCTGGGGCTCGCCGCGCACCGCAGCTTCCTGACGTACGTGGGCGTGGTGGTGTCCGTGAAGAAGGACGACGCGGGCAAGGCGCGCGTGGACGAGGCGTGGGTGGTGGTGGACGCGGGGCTGGTCGTCAATCCGGACCGGGTCCGCTCGCAGATGGAGGGCTCGGTCATCTTCGGGATGAGCCTGGCGCTGTATGGCTCCATCACGATGAAGGGCGGCGCGACGCAGCAGTCGAACTTCCGCGACTTCCGGCTGGTGCGTGTCGCGGAGGCGCCTCGGGCCATCCACGTGGACATCATCCAGAGCGAGTCCCCATCGGGTGGCGTGGGCGAGCCGGGTGTCCCCCCCGTGGCTCCCGCCATCGCCAACGCGCTCTTCGCGCTCACGGGCACTCGCGTCCGCGACTTGCCGATCATCCAGTCGCTCGCCGTCTGA